A genomic segment from Capra hircus breed San Clemente chromosome 7, ASM170441v1, whole genome shotgun sequence encodes:
- the ZNF879 gene encoding LOW QUALITY PROTEIN: zinc finger protein 879 (The sequence of the model RefSeq protein was modified relative to this genomic sequence to represent the inferred CDS: deleted 2 bases in 1 codon) — MATRLLPAQALVSVTFRDVAVFFSRDEWLCLDSAQRTLYQEVMLENYSTLFSLGILFSKPKVILQLEQGEDPWMVENGVSQSTYLGWESLFETRVSEEENQDVMNQLLGDGPFDFRLGKIYINEETLENQQSKENRALREVLVTIKKTCMKDKSFIGIDLGKNLDLKLSLIRKPRIVSRGRKPCSQQYSILFKQLGISTVRKCYKCNICGKIFLHSSSLSKHQRIHTGEKLYKCKECRKAFSQSSSLTQHLRVHTGEKPYICSECGKAFSFTTSLIGHQRMHTGERPYKCNECGKTFKGSSSLNNHQRIHTGEKPYKCNECGRTFSQCSSLIQHHRIHTGEKPYECSQCGKAFTSISRLSRHHRIHTGEKPFNCNECGKVFSYHSALIIHQRIHTGEKPYACKECGKAFSQSSALIQHQRIHTGEKPYKCNECGKAFSWISRLNIHNRIHTGEKPYNCKECGKAFSSHSAVNTHRKIHTGEKPYKCNDCEKAFNQSSALIQHQRIHTGEKPYNCKVCGKAFRQSSSLMTHMRIHTGEKPYKCKECGKAFSQSSSLTSSEDSYWRKTIKLNAWGKTFQLKFIPYKISNNSFWGENHEE; from the exons atggcCACAAGGTTGCTGCCAGCCCAGGCTCTG GTGTCTGTGACATTCAGGGATGTGGCTGTGTTCTTCAGCCGGGACGAGTGGCTGTGCCTAGACTCTGCGCAGAGAACCTTGTACCAGGAGGTGATGCTGGAGAACTACAGCACCCTGTTCTCTCTGG GGATTCTGTTTTCCAAACCAAAAGTTATCCTCCAGTTAGAACAAGGGGAAGACCCCTGGATGGTGGAAAATGGAGTTTCTCAAAGCACATATCTAG gaTGGGAGAGCTTGTTTGAAACCAGAGTTTCTGAAGAAGAAAATCAGGACGTAATGAATCAACTCTTAGGTGATGGTCCTTTTGACTTTAGGTTGGGAAAAATCTACATAAACGAGGAAACCCTAGAGAATCAACAAAGCAAAGAGAACAGAGCTTTGAGGGAAGTCTTAGTTACCATCAAGAAAACATGCATGAAGGACAAGAGCTTTATAGGTATTGACCTTGGGAAAAATCTTGATCTAAAATTATCACTTATTAGAAAACCCAGAATTGTTTCCAGAGGAAGGAAACCTTGTTCACAGCAGTATTCAATTCTATTTAAACAGCTGGGAATCAGCACAGTGCGTAAGTGTTACAAGTGTAATATCTGCGGGAAAATCTTCCTCCACAGTTCTTCCCTGAGTAAACATCAGAGAatccatactggagagaagctcTATAAATGTAAGGAATGTAGGAAAGCTTTTAGCCAAAGCTCATCTCTAACTCAGCACCtgagagttcatactggagagaagccttacaTATGTagtgaatgtggaaaagccttcagttTCACTACATCTCTCATTGGACATCAGAGAATGCACACTGGAGAGAGGCCCtataaatgtaatgaatgtggaaaGACGTTTAAAGGGAGTTCATCCCTTAATAATCACcagcgaattcatactggagagaagccctatAAGTGTAATGAATGTGGGAGAACCTTTAGCCAGTGCTCATCTCTTATTCAGCATCatagaattcatactggagagaaaccatatgaaTGTAGtcagtgtgggaaagcctttacTTCAATATCACGACTAAGTAGACACCACAGAATTCATACCGGAGAGAAACCTTTTAATTGTAATGAGTGTGGAAAGGTGTTTAGTTACCACTCAGCCCTTATTatacatcagagaattcacactggTGAGAAACCTTATGCCTGTaaagaatgtgggaaagcctttagcCAAAGCTCAGCTCTTATACAACATCAaagaattcacactggagaaaaaccctacaaatgtaatgaatgtgggaaagctTTCTCCTGGATTTCACGGCTTAATATACACAACAGAatccatactggagagaaaccatataattgtaaggaatgtggaaaagctttcagttcGCACTCAGCAGTTAATACTCATCGaaaaattcatactggagagaaaccttataaatgtaatGACTGTGAAAAAGCTTTCAACCAAAGCTCAGCACTCATTCAgcaccagagaattcatactggagagaaaccatataattgTAAAgtatgtgggaaagcctttagaCAAAGTTCATCCCTTATGACACACATGAGAATTCATACAGGAGAAAAGCcctataaatgtaaagaatgtgggaaAGCTTTCAGTCAGAGCTCGTCTCTTACA TCATCAGAGGACTCATactggagaaaaactattaagttAAATGCATGGGGAAAAACCTTCCAACTGAAGTTCATTCCTTACAAAATATCAAATAATTCATTCTGGGGAGAAAATCATGAGGAGTAA